The Plectropomus leopardus isolate mb chromosome 22, YSFRI_Pleo_2.0, whole genome shotgun sequence genome includes a window with the following:
- the zbed4 gene encoding zinc finger BED domain-containing protein 4: MDGEEEVSHMSEDMVTEPNGSIESRKREAKGTCLKIEGQDGYVFKSYSINPHEDAKSPAGSSITLDKDSPPSPHLSPQDDKLLESDKASEADPASPALSNKCLNTETEVNMENENYENGNEESQHIKEETGDANGMEDETQEDDRLGFGSSVGPFVTRDVDEYSNLLSGYTSTLYDVAMDAVTQSLLSSMRSNTNPRKKSPAWNHFCISPRDSTKAICLYCMKEFSRGKNEKDLSTSCLMRHVRRAHPTVLLQDGADAPSNNLASSLASSLIPPSPNSPKNGDLTNNVISSASKNTSPSTSSAENSDLSSKEVLPKVEPKLELYTDTVCSTLSSSHSNDINLEDMSDGGAERLPGTPKGSSSRRRSAVWKHFYLSPADNSKAVCIHCMNEFSRGKNGKDLGTSCLIRHMWRAHKEVVIEENGQGNHIPPPYTNPPSLLSRTQLQDPLEIKKESPLLPSSPETISDELPQSIEESMDIKDDSDEVMHLSGQESSLNISFKTQGDDTPLTSSPCDLSEGPSLNQDHSVFQQNKRIMKRVKSEVWHHFIVSPVDQLKALCRYCPCVISRGKRGDFGTSCLMRHLMRRHPDVLKNQKSTDEKESSPHPYTNLTATDAVSTKETESPASEKKPQTLPVFSKKTSKLWNHFSISPADPTKVVCLHCGRTISRGKKTTNLGTSCLFRHMQRFHGHVLESNNTISGDVPSAEIQVKQELMDTSVYETEQNRERFDEQHPVAKKITKLIAEMLALDLQPSAMVENAGLNRLLEYLQPQYSLPPSSYFTSTAIPDMYEKVKGVVLTHLKEAEGGVVHFTTSIWVSSQTREYLTLTAHWATYESSVRPQGQDFHCSALLSVSQIDCDHDMHDIPKQLEYLWDSWITSSGLKKGFTVTDNNTIRNTLEDHGHVTMQCFGHTIDLIVSEAIKSQRMVQNLLSIARKICERVHRSAKAKEKLAELQRVHQLPENQLIQDVPSKWRTSFFMLERLVEQKKAIDEMSIECNFREMISCDQWEVMLSVCNALKPFEVACREMSNRTATLGQVIPLIHILNRKIDLLFDETVGIDNMLKSLKEAMVSKMSATLHDPRYTWATMLDPRYKTSLFTEEEAERCKQDLIQELDLSSSTSDAVKPPLPNGCNETPVSSNTSTPNKDNLWSLMADIRQKIKHEEKPKSSELAVLEYLEEDILDQSCDPLDYWNLKKFLWPDLAKVAARYVGCPPSIVPAETLFSTASVNCALNQPRPLLENMEGLLFLKVNLPLIYFHY; this comes from the coding sequence ATGGATGGGGAGGAAGAGGTGTCACACATGAGTGAGGATATGGTCACTGAACCTAACGGCTCCATAGAAAGTAGAAAAAGAGAGGCAAAAGGGACCTGTCTAAAAATAGAGGGCCAGGATGGCTACGTGTTCAAATCCTACAGCATTAACCCTCATGAGGATGCAAAGTCACCCGCTGGTTCCTCAATAACACTGGATAAAgactctcctccttctccccaTTTATCTCCTCAGGATGACAAACTGCTGGAGTCAGACAAAGCGAGTGAGGCTGATCCAGCTTCTCCAGCTCTTTCAAACAAATGCCTAAACACTGAAACAGAGGTGAATATGGAGaatgaaaattatgaaaatgggAATGAAGAAAGTCAACATATCAAAGAGGAGACAGGGGATGCAAATGGAATGGAGGACGAAACACAGGAAGATGACAGGCTAGGATTCGGTAGCTCCGTTGGCCCTTTTGTGACTAGAGATGTTGATGAGTATAGCAACTTACTTAGTGGATACACAAGCACCCTTTATGATGTTGCCATGGATGCTGTCACACAGAGCCTTCTGTCATCTATGAGGAGTAACACCAACCCCAGGAAAAAATCTCCTGCGTGGAATCATTTCTGCATATCACCACGAGACAGTACCAAAGCAATCTGTTTATACTGCATGAAAGAGTTCAGTCGGGGTAAGAACGAGAAAGACCTCAGTACAAGTTGTTTAATGAGGCACGTGCGAAGGGCTCATCCCACTGTACTTTTACAAGACGGAGCAGACGCACCCTCAAATAATCTGGCAAGCTCCCTCGCCTCATCTTTGATACCTCCATCCCCAAACTCACCAAAAAACGGAGACTTGACAAATAACGTTATTTCTTCTGCCTCAAAGAACACTTCACCGTCCACCTCCTCAGCTGAAAATTCAGATCTGTCATCCAAAGAAGTGTTACCCAAAGTTGAACCAAAACTAGAACTGTACACTGACACAGTTTGCAGCACGCTCTCATCCTCACATTCCAATGACATCAACCTTGAAGACATGTCAGACGGTGGGGCCGAGCGCCTCCCTGGGACCCCAAAAGGCTCGAGTTCCCGCCGGAGATCAGCTGTATGGAAACACTTTTACCTGTCGCCTGCTGACAATTCCAAAGCAGTATGTATCCATTGCATGAATGAGTTCAGTCGGGGTAAGAATGGGAAGGATCTAGGGACGAGCTGTCTTATTCGTCATATGTGGAGGGCCCACAAAGAGGTTGTCATTGAGGAAAATGGACAGGGCAATCACATTCCCCCACCCTACACAAATCCGCCCTCACTACTGTCCCGCACACAACTACAGGATCCactggaaattaaaaaagaatcacCCCTTCTTCCATCCTCACCAGAAACCATATCCGATGAATTACCCCAAAGCATTGAGGAAAGCATGGATATAAAAGATGATTCTGATGAGGTGATGCATCTCTCAGGGCAGGAATCCTCTCTAAATATCTCCTTCAAAACTCAAGGGGATGATACACCCCTTACTTCCTCACCATGCGACCTCTCTGAGGGCCCCAGTCTCAATCAGGATCATTCAGTTTTCCAGCAGAACAAGAGGATCATGAAACGGGTGAAATCCGAAGTGTGGCACCATTTCATAGTGTCGCCAGTTGACCAGTTAAAAGCACTGTGCCGTTACTGTCCATGCGTCATCAGTCGGGGGAAACGGGGCGACTTTGGTACAAGCTGTCTCATGAGGCATCTGATGAGACGCCACCCAGACGTcctcaaaaaccaaaaaagcacAGATGAGAAGGAATCCTCCCCTCATCCATATACCAATCTCACCGCAACGGACGCAGTTTCAACCAAAGAAACTGAGAGCCCTGCCAGTGAGAAAAAGCCACAAACACTGCCCGTTTTCAGtaaaaagacatcaaaactGTGGAACCATTTCTCCATTTCGCCTGCTGACCCCACAAAGGTGGTTTGTTTGCACTGTGGCCGCACAATTAGCAGAGGCAAAAAGACTACAAACCTCGGCACAAGCTGTCTCTTCAGGCACATGCAGAGATTTCACGGACATGTTCTTGAAAGTAACAATACTATCTCAGGTGATGTGCCGTCTGCTGAAATTCAAGTCAAACAAGAGCTCATGGACACTTCTGTTTATGAAACGGAACAGAATCGTGAGAGGTTTGATGAACAACACCCagttgccaaaaaaatcaccaaacttATCGCAGAAATGCTCGCACTGGATCTTCAGCCATCAGCTATGGTAGAGAATGCTGGACTGAACAGACTACTAGAGTACCTCCAGCCTCAGTATTCTCTACCACCTTCTTCTTACTTTACCAGCACTGCCATACCGGACATGTACGAAAAGGTGAAGGGCGTTGTGCTGACCCACCTGAAAGAGGCTGAAGGTGGTGTTGTCCACTTCACAACTAGTATTTGGGTCAGTAGCCAGACAAGGGAATACCTGACCCTTACTGCCCACTGGGCAACGTACGAGTCAAGTGTCAGACCCCAGGGTCAGGACTTTCACTGCTCCGCTCTCCTAAGTGTCTCGCAGATAGACTGTGATCACGATATGCATGACATCCCAAAGCAGCTCGAGTATCTGTGGGACTCTTGGATCACCTCATCAGGGCTAAAAAAGGGGTTCACTGTAACTGATAACAACACCATCAGAAACACCTTGGAGGACCATGGCCATGTCACCATGCAGTGTTTCGGACACACTATAGACCTCATTGTTAGTGAAGCCATAAAGAGCCAGAGAATGGTTCAGAACCTTCTGAGTATTGCACGAAAAATCTGTGAACGCGTGCACCGCTCAGCAAAGGCCAAGGAGAAGCTGGCTGAGCTCCAGAGGGTCCACCAGCTGCCGGAGAACCAACTGATTCAGGACGTTCCTTCCAAATGGAGGACCTCCTTTTTCATGCTGGAGCGGCTGGTGGAACAAAAGAAAGCCATTGACGAGATGTCGATCGAGTGCAATTTCAGGGAAATGATAAGCTGCGATCAGTGGGAGGTGATGCTGTCGGTCTGCAATGCACTGAAACCTTTTGAAGTCGCCTGCAGGGAGATGAGCAACCGCACTGCCACTCTGGGACAAGTGATACCACTCATTCACATCCTCAACAGAAAGATCGACCTGCTGTTTGACGAAACCGTGGGCATAGACAACATGCTCAAGTCTCTAAAGGAAGCCATGGTGAGCAAAATGTCTGCAACTCTGCACGACCCACGGTACACCTGGGCAACCATGCTGGACCCGCGGTACAAGACTTCGTTGTtcacagaagaagaagctgaGCGGTGTAAGCAAGATCTCATCCAGGAGCTGGACTTGTCCTCTTCTACCTCAGATGCAGTTAAGCCTCCGCTGCCCAACGGCTGCAATGAGACCCCCGTTTCCTCCAACACTTCCACCCCAAACAAGGACAACCTCTGGTCCCTGATGGCCGACATCCgacaaaagataaaacatgaggagaagCCAAAGTCCTCAGAGCTGGCAGTGCTGGAGTACCTTGAGGAAGACATACTTGATCAAAGCTGTGACCCCCTCGACTATTGGAACCTAAAAAAGTTCCTGTGGCCCGATCTTGCCAAAGTAGCCGCCCGATATGTGGGCTGCCCTCCCAGCATCGTCCCAGCAGAGACACTGTTCAGCACAGCAAGCGTCAACTGTGCCCTGAATCAGCCCAGGCCTTTACTGGAAAACATGGAGGGCCTGCTGTTCCTAAAGGTCAACCTccctttgatttattttcattactga